The following proteins come from a genomic window of Gynuella sunshinyii YC6258:
- a CDS encoding TauD/TfdA family dioxygenase — MAIQKSLLENNKFPLLVSSDSGNENIIEWANTSKTEIRALLNQYGAILFRGFDINGIDDFEAFAAASTSGDWVPYLEATSPRDHVQGHTSTSTKYKNDRTIFFHNEKSYSGTWPYNLFFYCDVPPTEGGETPLSDCRAIYRDLPVEIREKFERKKLMYVRRFSNNMGIPWKKAFDVSNEKELEGYCKKNYIEDLTWNADGTPTLKYVRNTILEHPLTGDKCWFNHGTFFNVHSLEPEIKEFFLSNFGQDGLPYNTFYGDGEAIEEEVILTLRELYQKHSVLFPWKKKDVILIDNMLLAHGRQPFKGERNILVTMTEHIDYSSIKTF; from the coding sequence ATGGCTATTCAGAAATCGTTGTTGGAAAACAATAAATTCCCATTACTCGTTTCGTCAGACTCTGGCAATGAAAATATTATTGAGTGGGCGAACACATCCAAAACGGAAATCAGAGCATTATTGAACCAGTATGGTGCGATATTGTTCCGTGGTTTTGATATCAATGGCATCGATGATTTTGAGGCCTTTGCAGCAGCGTCCACCTCTGGAGACTGGGTTCCTTACCTTGAGGCAACGTCTCCACGAGACCATGTTCAGGGGCATACTTCCACCTCCACCAAGTACAAAAATGATCGGACCATTTTTTTTCACAATGAAAAATCGTATTCAGGAACCTGGCCTTATAATCTTTTCTTTTATTGTGACGTTCCTCCCACCGAAGGCGGAGAAACCCCACTATCTGATTGCCGGGCGATCTATCGTGACCTTCCCGTGGAAATTAGAGAAAAATTTGAACGCAAGAAGCTAATGTATGTCCGGCGCTTCAGTAACAACATGGGCATCCCCTGGAAAAAAGCGTTTGATGTAAGTAATGAGAAGGAACTGGAAGGGTATTGTAAGAAAAATTATATAGAGGATTTAACGTGGAATGCAGATGGTACTCCAACTCTAAAGTACGTGCGCAATACTATCCTCGAACACCCGCTGACTGGTGATAAGTGCTGGTTTAATCATGGCACATTCTTTAATGTCCACTCTCTTGAGCCAGAAATAAAAGAATTCTTTTTATCCAATTTTGGCCAGGATGGATTACCTTACAATACGTTTTATGGCGATGGAGAGGCGATTGAAGAAGAGGTGATTTTGACACTCAGGGAACTGTACCAGAAACACTCCGTGTTATTTCCCTGGAAAAAGAAAGACGTTATTTTAATAGATAATATGTTATTGGCACATGGTCGACAGCCTTTTAAAGGAGAACGTAATATATTAGTGACTATGACAGAGCATATTGATTACAGCTCGATTAAAACTTTTTAA